The following proteins are co-located in the Primulina tabacum isolate GXHZ01 chromosome 11, ASM2559414v2, whole genome shotgun sequence genome:
- the LOC142518697 gene encoding uncharacterized protein LOC142518697: MRTMAPPLFLLIRDRGGCSNILAANNNRMAGKIQASAAMTSRTRAAMVIVSAMLARQDGHHNSVLSRGGVRFLTGGGLSGLLPPTLCLPKDGARPPTATFGPGVLGPRPQQQAYQAFTAPVAPSFNGQTGSYVPTDIASAMHTMTLNPPDPTWYMDTCATSHMTSSNGFSDGDASTEV; encoded by the exons ATGAGGACGATGGCTCCTCCTTTGTTCCTTCTCATTCGGGACAGGGGAGGGTGCAGCAACATTCTGGCCGCAAACAACAACAGAATGGCCGGAAAAATTCAGGCGTCCGCGGCAATGACAAGCAGAACAAGGGCGGCAATGGTGATCGTTTCGGCAATGCTGGCCCGCCAGGACGGCCACCACAACAGCGTCCTTTCTAGGGGTGGGGTCCGTTTCCTAACTGGGGGTGGTCTCAGTGGGCTCCTCCCCCCTACCCTATGCCTACCCAAGGATGGGGCTCGCCCACCTACTGCCACCTTTGGGCCTGGGGTGTTGGGCCCACGCCCCCAGCAGCAAGCATATCAGGCTTTCACTGCTCCTGTGGCTCCTTCTTTCAATGGTCAGACTGGTTCATATGTGCCTACAGACATTGCATCGGCTATGCACACCATGACTCTAAATCCACCAGATCCTACTTGGTATATGGACACCTGCGCTACATCACATATGACCTCGTCAAATG GATTTTCAGACGGGGATGCCTCTACTGAGGTGTGA
- the LOC142518086 gene encoding gluconokinase-like isoform X3, with protein sequence MASDTAIVVMGVSGAGKSTIGGMLAKLLNGCFIDADDYHPQSNKDKMKNGVPLTDDDRIPWLETLRDTLRVRLVNGETVILGCSALKESYREILRHADARYVRGSYMCSVKFVLLEVGAEVLVARLEKRAADGQHFMPAKLLQSQLDLLQVDESEGILRVDASQDPQTTLKNISTLIHS encoded by the exons ATGGCATCTGATACAG CTATTGTGGTCATGGGAGTCAGTGGTGCTGGAAAATC AACAATTGGTGGGATGCTGGCAAAATTGCTAAACGGCTGCTTTATTGATGCTGACGATTATCATCCTCAGTCCAACAAAG ATAAGATGAAAAACGGGGTCCCTTTGACAGATGATGACCGAATCCCTTGGCTCGAAACTCTCCGTGATACCTTAAGGGTGCGTTTGGTAAATGGTGAAACTGTAATTCTTGGATGCTCAGCTTTAAAGGAGTCATACAGAGAAATTCTTAGACACGCAGATGCAAGATATGTACGAGGTTCTTACATGTGCAGCGTAAAATTTGTTTTGTTGGAAGTTGGGGCTGAGGTTCTTGTTGCTCGACTCGAGAAAAGAGCAGCGGACGGGCAGCACTTCATGCCTGCTAAACTCTTGCAATCTCAGTTGGATTTGCTTCAGGTTGATGAATCCGAAGGAATCCTGAGAGTTGATGCTTCACAAGATCCCCAGACTACTCTAAAAAACATATCAActttaattcattcataa
- the LOC142518086 gene encoding gluconokinase-like isoform X2, which translates to MASDTGVAIVVMGVSGAGKSTIGGMLAKLLNGCFIDADDYHPQSNKDKMKNGVPLTDDDRIPWLETLRDTLRVRLVNGETVILGCSALKESYREILRHADARYVRGSYMCSVKFVLLEVGAEVLVARLEKRAADGQHFMPAKLLQSQLDLLQVDESEGILRVDASQDPQTTLKNISTLIHS; encoded by the exons ATGGCATCTGATACAG GAGTAGCTATTGTGGTCATGGGAGTCAGTGGTGCTGGAAAATC AACAATTGGTGGGATGCTGGCAAAATTGCTAAACGGCTGCTTTATTGATGCTGACGATTATCATCCTCAGTCCAACAAAG ATAAGATGAAAAACGGGGTCCCTTTGACAGATGATGACCGAATCCCTTGGCTCGAAACTCTCCGTGATACCTTAAGGGTGCGTTTGGTAAATGGTGAAACTGTAATTCTTGGATGCTCAGCTTTAAAGGAGTCATACAGAGAAATTCTTAGACACGCAGATGCAAGATATGTACGAGGTTCTTACATGTGCAGCGTAAAATTTGTTTTGTTGGAAGTTGGGGCTGAGGTTCTTGTTGCTCGACTCGAGAAAAGAGCAGCGGACGGGCAGCACTTCATGCCTGCTAAACTCTTGCAATCTCAGTTGGATTTGCTTCAGGTTGATGAATCCGAAGGAATCCTGAGAGTTGATGCTTCACAAGATCCCCAGACTACTCTAAAAAACATATCAActttaattcattcataa
- the LOC142518086 gene encoding gluconokinase-like isoform X1, producing MYYLLEGVAIVVMGVSGAGKSTIGGMLAKLLNGCFIDADDYHPQSNKDKMKNGVPLTDDDRIPWLETLRDTLRVRLVNGETVILGCSALKESYREILRHADARYVRGSYMCSVKFVLLEVGAEVLVARLEKRAADGQHFMPAKLLQSQLDLLQVDESEGILRVDASQDPQTTLKNISTLIHS from the exons ATGTACTACCTTTTGGAAGGAGTAGCTATTGTGGTCATGGGAGTCAGTGGTGCTGGAAAATC AACAATTGGTGGGATGCTGGCAAAATTGCTAAACGGCTGCTTTATTGATGCTGACGATTATCATCCTCAGTCCAACAAAG ATAAGATGAAAAACGGGGTCCCTTTGACAGATGATGACCGAATCCCTTGGCTCGAAACTCTCCGTGATACCTTAAGGGTGCGTTTGGTAAATGGTGAAACTGTAATTCTTGGATGCTCAGCTTTAAAGGAGTCATACAGAGAAATTCTTAGACACGCAGATGCAAGATATGTACGAGGTTCTTACATGTGCAGCGTAAAATTTGTTTTGTTGGAAGTTGGGGCTGAGGTTCTTGTTGCTCGACTCGAGAAAAGAGCAGCGGACGGGCAGCACTTCATGCCTGCTAAACTCTTGCAATCTCAGTTGGATTTGCTTCAGGTTGATGAATCCGAAGGAATCCTGAGAGTTGATGCTTCACAAGATCCCCAGACTACTCTAAAAAACATATCAActttaattcattcataa
- the LOC142518086 gene encoding gluconokinase-like isoform X4 — translation MLAKLLNGCFIDADDYHPQSNKDKMKNGVPLTDDDRIPWLETLRDTLRVRLVNGETVILGCSALKESYREILRHADARYVRGSYMCSVKFVLLEVGAEVLVARLEKRAADGQHFMPAKLLQSQLDLLQVDESEGILRVDASQDPQTTLKNISTLIHS, via the exons ATGCTGGCAAAATTGCTAAACGGCTGCTTTATTGATGCTGACGATTATCATCCTCAGTCCAACAAAG ATAAGATGAAAAACGGGGTCCCTTTGACAGATGATGACCGAATCCCTTGGCTCGAAACTCTCCGTGATACCTTAAGGGTGCGTTTGGTAAATGGTGAAACTGTAATTCTTGGATGCTCAGCTTTAAAGGAGTCATACAGAGAAATTCTTAGACACGCAGATGCAAGATATGTACGAGGTTCTTACATGTGCAGCGTAAAATTTGTTTTGTTGGAAGTTGGGGCTGAGGTTCTTGTTGCTCGACTCGAGAAAAGAGCAGCGGACGGGCAGCACTTCATGCCTGCTAAACTCTTGCAATCTCAGTTGGATTTGCTTCAGGTTGATGAATCCGAAGGAATCCTGAGAGTTGATGCTTCACAAGATCCCCAGACTACTCTAAAAAACATATCAActttaattcattcataa